One Halobaculum sp. CBA1158 DNA segment encodes these proteins:
- the thrC gene encoding threonine synthase, which translates to MSLSLDAPAQTAPSVADDGVWLECIACGDQFAPFEAVRFTCDDCDGLLEVRYADPPTWDDFEGEGVWRYSAGLPFEEGVSLPEGHTPLHEVPRLREDVGVNRLRVKHEGMNPTGSFKDRGMTVGVRVAEELGVDRLACASTGNTSAALAAYGARAGMETLVLLPAGKVAAGKVAQASLHDARILEVDGNFDACLDIVQDLASRGEVYLLNSLNPFRLEGQKTIGFEILEEFRDDYGTFPDRIVLPVGNAGNTAALFKAFRELVAAGAMDADEVPRLTGVQAAGAAPMVEAVEEGNDEIRRWESVETRATAIRIGNPVNAPKALPGIRGTGGTAVAVDDEAITEAQRDLAREGVGVEPASAASVAGLRKLREEGRVDADEDVVCLTTGHLLKDPDAAYEAGGDPEPVANSTEAVLKHIGAE; encoded by the coding sequence ATGAGCCTCTCTCTCGACGCGCCGGCGCAGACTGCCCCGTCGGTCGCCGACGACGGCGTCTGGCTGGAGTGTATCGCCTGCGGCGACCAGTTCGCCCCCTTCGAGGCCGTCCGCTTCACCTGCGACGACTGCGACGGCCTGCTGGAGGTGCGCTACGCCGACCCGCCGACGTGGGACGACTTCGAGGGCGAGGGCGTCTGGCGGTATTCGGCCGGGCTCCCCTTCGAGGAGGGAGTCTCCCTGCCCGAGGGCCACACCCCCCTCCACGAGGTCCCCCGTCTGCGCGAGGACGTCGGCGTGAACCGCCTGCGGGTGAAACACGAGGGGATGAACCCGACGGGCTCGTTCAAGGACCGCGGGATGACCGTGGGCGTCCGCGTCGCCGAGGAGCTGGGCGTCGACCGCCTCGCGTGCGCCTCCACCGGCAACACCTCCGCCGCTCTCGCGGCCTACGGTGCCCGCGCGGGCATGGAGACGCTCGTGCTGCTCCCGGCCGGCAAGGTCGCCGCCGGCAAGGTCGCGCAGGCGAGCCTCCACGACGCCCGAATCTTGGAGGTCGACGGCAACTTCGACGCCTGCCTCGACATCGTGCAGGACCTCGCGAGCCGCGGCGAGGTGTACCTCCTCAACTCCCTGAACCCCTTCCGCCTCGAGGGGCAGAAGACGATCGGCTTCGAGATCCTCGAGGAGTTCCGCGACGACTACGGCACGTTCCCCGACCGGATCGTCCTCCCCGTCGGCAACGCGGGCAACACCGCGGCGCTGTTCAAGGCGTTCCGCGAACTCGTCGCCGCCGGCGCGATGGACGCCGACGAGGTGCCGAGACTGACCGGCGTCCAGGCCGCCGGTGCCGCCCCGATGGTGGAGGCCGTCGAGGAGGGGAACGACGAGATCCGTCGGTGGGAATCCGTCGAGACGCGCGCGACCGCCATCCGTATCGGGAACCCGGTGAACGCGCCGAAGGCGCTGCCCGGCATCCGCGGGACGGGCGGCACCGCCGTCGCCGTCGACGACGAGGCGATCACCGAGGCCCAGCGCGACCTGGCTCGCGAGGGCGTCGGCGTCGAGCCCGCCTCCGCCGCCTCGGTCGCCGGCCTGCGAAAGCTTCGCGAGGAGGGCCGCGTCGACGCCGACGAGGACGTGGTCTGTCTCACGACCGGCCACCTGCTGAAGGACCCCGACGCCGCCTACGAGGCCGGTGGCGACCCTGAGCCGGTGGCGAACTCGACCGAGGCGGTGCTGAAACACATCGGCGCGGAGTAA
- a CDS encoding VOC family protein, giving the protein MQVRAIDHVNLRIPADGLDDARAFYADGLGLELEGVERFESGDKPFFDVRLSPAHVIHLWPTESFEPPTATNYDHVALVVDESVETVIDRLDDAGIGVEKRLDAPLGATGEAAAVYVRDPFGYRVELKEPVEPA; this is encoded by the coding sequence GTGCAGGTCCGAGCCATCGACCACGTGAACCTCCGGATCCCCGCCGACGGCCTCGACGACGCCCGCGCGTTCTACGCCGACGGTCTCGGCCTCGAACTCGAGGGCGTCGAGCGGTTCGAGTCGGGCGACAAGCCGTTCTTCGACGTGCGACTCTCCCCCGCGCACGTGATCCACCTGTGGCCCACGGAGTCGTTCGAACCGCCGACGGCGACGAACTACGACCACGTCGCGCTCGTGGTCGACGAGTCCGTGGAGACGGTGATCGACCGACTGGACGACGCCGGTATCGGCGTGGAGAAGCGTCTCGACGCCCCGCTGGGGGCGACCGGCGAGGCGGCCGCGGTGTACGTCCGCGATCCGTTCGGCTATCGCGTCGAGTTGAAAGAGCCCGTCGAGCCGGCCTGA
- a CDS encoding DUF5828 family protein produces MEESISGFKLRGEWGDIVEHGERITRALHEAGAPDVDRDAFEAWDEWRPKAHERLGDDVNEKTADQASVAEGEGEREGKTPEDDLQTAGEKLSESYERVENGDNDGALDSWRDSIDHVARAADSAGRKAFRKFENTVYRNVMTQIAPYYFDNELVSANIQKSTRGEGGPEFVFEVNVNDDDLKEEVSGRLAEYEDDVDRWHVDTPKEVEAAEAAEGAEPPAETVEEGTEGESSPTTN; encoded by the coding sequence ATGGAAGAGAGCATCTCCGGCTTCAAACTCCGGGGCGAGTGGGGCGACATCGTCGAACACGGCGAGCGCATCACTCGCGCGCTCCACGAGGCCGGGGCACCGGACGTCGACCGCGACGCCTTCGAGGCGTGGGACGAGTGGCGGCCGAAGGCCCACGAGCGCCTCGGCGACGACGTCAACGAGAAGACGGCCGACCAGGCCAGCGTCGCCGAGGGCGAGGGAGAACGGGAGGGCAAGACTCCCGAGGACGACCTCCAGACGGCGGGCGAGAAGCTGAGCGAGTCGTACGAGCGCGTCGAGAACGGCGACAACGACGGCGCGCTCGACTCCTGGAGGGACTCCATCGACCACGTCGCTCGCGCGGCCGACTCCGCCGGGCGGAAGGCGTTTCGAAAGTTCGAGAACACGGTCTATCGGAACGTGATGACCCAGATCGCGCCGTACTACTTCGACAACGAGCTCGTCTCCGCGAACATCCAGAAGTCCACGCGCGGCGAGGGGGGTCCGGAGTTCGTCTTCGAGGTGAACGTCAACGACGACGACCTGAAAGAGGAGGTGTCCGGGCGACTGGCCGAGTACGAGGACGACGTGGACCGATGGCACGTCGACACGCCCAAGGAGGTCGAGGCGGCCGAGGCGGCCGAGGGCGCGGAGCCGCCCGCGGAGACGGTCGAAGAGGGGACCGAAGGGGAGTCCAGCCCGACGACGAACTGA
- a CDS encoding cupin domain-containing protein, with protein sequence MGYHVVDPEELETVPDRPCELRRVSEVAGFEEMAANWFRAEPGEELPLAYHYHDDQEELFYVVAGTLHVETPEETFEVPEGSLFAVEPESPQLAYNPEDADEPVVALAIGAPAVDDVHAYDPEE encoded by the coding sequence ATGGGATACCACGTCGTGGACCCCGAGGAACTGGAGACGGTCCCCGATCGGCCCTGCGAACTCCGTCGGGTGAGCGAGGTCGCGGGGTTCGAGGAGATGGCGGCCAATTGGTTCCGGGCGGAGCCGGGCGAGGAACTCCCGCTCGCGTACCACTACCACGACGACCAGGAGGAACTGTTCTACGTCGTCGCGGGGACGCTTCACGTGGAGACGCCCGAGGAGACGTTCGAGGTGCCCGAGGGGTCGCTGTTCGCCGTCGAGCCCGAGAGTCCACAGCTGGCGTACAACCCCGAGGACGCAGACGAGCCGGTCGTCGCGCTCGCGATCGGCGCGCCCGCCGTCGACGACGTTCACGCGTACGACCCGGAGGAATGA
- a CDS encoding helix-turn-helix domain-containing protein, with amino-acid sequence MSDAPDMEDLIGTDDPGFGHVMACVFGIQEHESRTYLHLLDNPGSTVEELAGELDRDRSNVNRSLTTLLEKGLAERERRLLDPGGYVYQYTATPLPEAKELLHGALDEWAEHVHDVIDEFGGQ; translated from the coding sequence ATGAGCGACGCGCCGGACATGGAGGATCTCATCGGCACGGACGACCCCGGATTCGGGCACGTGATGGCGTGCGTGTTCGGCATTCAGGAACACGAGAGCCGGACGTACCTCCACCTGCTCGACAACCCCGGAAGCACGGTCGAGGAGTTGGCGGGGGAACTCGACCGCGACCGGTCGAACGTGAACCGGTCGCTGACCACCCTGCTCGAGAAGGGGCTCGCCGAGCGCGAGCGGCGGCTGCTCGACCCCGGCGGCTACGTGTACCAGTACACCGCGACGCCGCTGCCGGAGGCGAAGGAGTTGCTCCACGGCGCGCTCGACGAGTGGGCCGAGCACGTCCACGACGTGATCGACGAGTTCGGCGGACAGTAA